One genomic segment of Candidatus Saccharimonas sp. includes these proteins:
- a CDS encoding insulinase family protein: MKAKKMIINNIELLYIKNSNPNTFHLEFNFNAGYNHSQKSQVPHILEHLIATFPKETSEKFLRFGAYSNANTFYERTRFFITSPKEFSKECFDILVNSISKMPNYQEDFKIQKKIIETEITNKSIRPSIQIFEKALKETFPDIKDTKEHLGELGSINITDIQEFYRKNYTKNNLRIIICADFSDTELEYFIKEIDKINLPSGKAPIINLPAINQKDFSTLNNSKTVDEICKIFHTDQSLTEKERAAFYILMSYLFRPKIGKAFLRGRNTGILYGINFSPHLNTIRNHPFFVIGSKIKSENKNKFKKIINDEFSKVKNNKIDVQAFEVIKQNIKNSEKITRESTEKIVNFYREDFFTYGRVRNYQESLKILDTISIKDLTHIAKKILFLEKCDYKALRFYILIFPIRINKLKLIASNRNYA; this comes from the coding sequence ATGAAAGCAAAAAAAATGATTATCAATAATATAGAGCTACTCTATATAAAAAATTCAAACCCCAATACTTTTCATCTGGAGTTCAACTTTAATGCGGGCTATAATCATTCACAAAAATCACAAGTTCCACATATATTAGAACATCTGATTGCCACTTTTCCAAAAGAAACTAGCGAAAAATTCTTAAGATTTGGCGCCTACTCAAACGCTAATACTTTCTACGAACGAACAAGATTTTTTATCACATCGCCAAAAGAATTTTCAAAAGAATGTTTTGATATTTTAGTAAATTCAATTTCAAAAATGCCAAACTATCAAGAAGATTTTAAAATTCAAAAGAAAATCATTGAAACTGAAATTACAAATAAATCCATAAGGCCATCAATTCAAATTTTCGAAAAAGCTTTAAAAGAAACTTTTCCAGACATAAAAGACACAAAAGAACATCTTGGCGAATTGGGATCTATAAATATTACAGATATTCAGGAATTTTATCGTAAAAACTATACCAAAAATAATCTTCGAATAATTATTTGCGCTGATTTTTCAGATACTGAACTTGAATATTTTATTAAAGAAATTGACAAAATAAATCTACCTTCAGGAAAAGCACCGATTATAAATCTCCCCGCAATCAATCAAAAAGATTTTTCAACACTTAATAATTCAAAAACTGTTGATGAAATCTGTAAAATTTTTCATACAGATCAATCTCTAACTGAAAAAGAGCGAGCTGCATTTTATATTTTAATGTCATACCTTTTTCGCCCAAAAATTGGCAAAGCCTTTTTACGAGGAAGGAATACAGGTATTTTATATGGGATTAATTTTAGTCCTCACCTTAATACAATCCGAAACCACCCCTTCTTTGTGATCGGCTCAAAAATTAAATCAGAGAATAAAAACAAATTCAAAAAGATAATTAATGATGAGTTTTCGAAAGTCAAAAACAATAAAATTGACGTTCAAGCTTTTGAAGTGATTAAACAAAATATCAAAAATAGCGAAAAAATAACTCGCGAATCAACTGAAAAAATCGTAAATTTTTATCGTGAAGATTTTTTTACTTACGGAAGAGTTCGGAATTATCAAGAATCTTTAAAAATTCTTGATACAATATCAATTAAAGATTTAACACATATTGCAAAAAAAATTTTATTTCTAGAAAAATGCGATTATAAAGCATTGCGCTTTTATATTTTAATCTTCCCAATTCGAATCAACAAGCTCAAATTGATTGCCAGCAATCGAAATTATGCTTGA
- the obgE gene encoding GTPase ObgE produces the protein MFVDTAKIFVQAGRGGNGAVSFRRELYIEKGGPDGGDGGKGGNVVFRATKDLNTLLNFRYKPEIKAKNGENGSKRNKTGKSGEDLIVKVPVGTLVKRDGEILADLKFDGEEAIVARGGDGGFGNAHFKSSVRQTPRVAELGEAGETFEADLELKLLADVGLVGFPNAGKSTFLSVVSNARPEIANYAFTTLTPNLGVAEIDGFNLLIADIPGLIEGASEGKGLGDAFLRHVERTSVLLHLIDIYEENPDEQYKIIREELKKYQPELLDRPEIIALTKAEGMDTEMIDFQISKLHKVAGDSQIFAISSSAHQGLKEVLRALRKQVEDFRSSQSEIEVDEEEDGNIAVISLSQDEINKAWSVEFNEEENIFEVHGEKIEKFARRTNFMNIHGVNRLRDILRKMGIEHELRRMGAENSSIISIAGNQFELVDSNWED, from the coding sequence ATGTTTGTAGATACAGCTAAGATTTTTGTCCAAGCCGGCCGCGGTGGAAATGGTGCGGTCAGTTTTCGAAGGGAACTTTATATCGAAAAAGGTGGCCCAGATGGTGGCGATGGCGGAAAGGGTGGTAATGTTGTCTTTCGAGCAACTAAAGACCTGAATACGCTTTTGAATTTTCGTTATAAGCCAGAAATTAAAGCTAAAAATGGCGAAAATGGTTCGAAAAGGAATAAGACTGGAAAATCTGGTGAAGATTTAATTGTTAAGGTTCCTGTGGGGACTTTAGTTAAGCGTGATGGGGAAATATTAGCTGACTTAAAGTTTGATGGTGAAGAAGCTATTGTTGCTCGTGGTGGTGATGGTGGATTTGGTAATGCTCACTTTAAATCTTCGGTTCGACAAACTCCACGCGTTGCTGAACTTGGCGAAGCTGGTGAAACTTTTGAAGCTGATTTAGAACTAAAACTACTCGCCGATGTCGGGTTGGTCGGTTTTCCGAATGCTGGAAAGTCTACATTTTTGAGCGTTGTTTCTAACGCGCGACCAGAAATTGCTAATTATGCTTTTACTACATTAACCCCAAATCTTGGTGTTGCAGAAATTGATGGCTTTAATCTTTTAATTGCGGACATTCCAGGTTTAATTGAAGGTGCGAGCGAAGGTAAAGGTTTGGGCGATGCATTCTTACGTCATGTTGAACGAACAAGTGTTTTGCTCCATTTGATTGATATTTATGAAGAAAACCCAGATGAACAATATAAAATTATTCGTGAAGAATTAAAAAAATATCAACCCGAGCTTTTAGATCGACCTGAAATCATCGCTTTAACTAAAGCGGAGGGAATGGACACTGAAATGATTGATTTTCAAATTTCGAAACTTCATAAAGTAGCTGGTGACTCGCAGATTTTTGCAATTTCTTCAAGTGCGCATCAAGGTTTAAAAGAGGTTCTTCGTGCACTCCGAAAACAAGTTGAAGATTTTAGGAGCTCGCAATCTGAAATTGAAGTTGATGAGGAAGAAGATGGAAACATTGCCGTAATATCTCTATCTCAAGATGAAATTAATAAGGCTTGGTCGGTTGAATTTAATGAAGAAGAAAATATCTTTGAAGTTCATGGTGAAAAAATTGAAAAATTTGCTCGCCGAACTAATTTTATGAATATACACGGCGTGAATCGCTTGCGTGATATCTTGCGAAAAATGGGAATTGAACATGAACTTCGCCGAATGGGCGCAGAAAATTCAAGCATAATTTCGATTGCTGGCAATCAATTTGAGCTTGTTGATTCGAATTGGGAAGATTAA
- a CDS encoding CHAP domain-containing protein: protein MIAVFGGSQPDIKKSTELNNQINSKSVENTQNSNEKYSVADKVTESGVVANLAESADLAIASSVASLSTSTAILQDSPQAAASVEKPKVLEVSSEKREIIKYTTTSEEIIQAIADKYGITAQTIKWVNSLKGDKVEANKELRILPVDGIVYRFKSGDSIKSVAEKYQANLERLISYNKLKDGEEPKEGVEIVIPGGILPEEERPDYNPKSKVFSTSTTSNSRKSSSSVNVSPVSLSSNYNVKAGNAYAWGNCTWYAYNRRPDIGSFWGNASTWAVSARAAGYKVDQNPSVGAIAQWNAYANSYIWGYGHVAIVESVNSDGTITVSDMNYAGKLNVVTTRTVPASSVSNYIH from the coding sequence ATGATTGCTGTATTTGGGGGTAGTCAGCCAGATATTAAAAAATCGACTGAGCTAAATAATCAAATTAATTCAAAATCTGTTGAAAATACTCAAAATAGTAATGAGAAATATTCTGTAGCAGACAAAGTTACGGAGTCTGGTGTTGTTGCTAATCTTGCGGAGTCTGCTGATTTAGCAATCGCATCTTCTGTAGCGAGTCTTTCAACATCTACTGCGATACTTCAGGATTCACCTCAAGCTGCTGCTTCTGTTGAAAAGCCTAAAGTTCTTGAGGTTTCTTCTGAAAAACGTGAAATCATTAAATACACTACAACTTCAGAAGAGATTATTCAAGCTATTGCTGATAAATATGGCATAACTGCTCAAACTATTAAATGGGTTAATAGCTTGAAGGGTGATAAAGTTGAGGCTAATAAAGAACTAAGGATTCTGCCTGTAGATGGAATTGTTTATCGATTTAAATCTGGCGATAGTATTAAATCTGTAGCAGAAAAATACCAAGCCAATTTAGAGAGATTGATTTCTTATAATAAGCTTAAAGATGGCGAAGAGCCTAAAGAAGGCGTTGAGATTGTAATTCCTGGTGGTATCTTGCCTGAAGAAGAGCGACCAGATTATAATCCTAAATCTAAGGTTTTCTCAACTTCTACAACTTCAAATTCTCGAAAATCTTCTAGTTCTGTGAATGTATCGCCAGTATCTCTATCTTCTAATTACAATGTCAAAGCTGGAAATGCTTATGCCTGGGGAAACTGTACTTGGTATGCATATAATCGCCGTCCAGATATCGGAAGTTTCTGGGGTAATGCTTCAACTTGGGCGGTTAGTGCTAGAGCTGCTGGATATAAAGTTGACCAAAATCCATCTGTAGGTGCAATTGCTCAGTGGAATGCTTACGCAAACTCATACATCTGGGGTTACGGACATGTTGCTATTGTTGAATCTGTGAATTCTGATGGAACAATCACTGTTTCAGATATGAATTATGCTGGAAAACTAAATGTTGTAACAACTCGAACAGTACCTGCAAGTAGTGTTTCGAACTATATACACTAA
- the mltG gene encoding endolytic transglycosylase MltG: MDEITKPPVNRDDRELIEDRAERAIEEISKREREAAVILDVKNNKKRVFQKRILVIFTVLLFCFISFCGILFLSYNSAINYKTNDSKKVNFNISKGESLDLIAQKLADKKIIISKNSFIFYARMNNKRNILAGSYQLSSSMTIPEVLDILNKGQAVDSFNITFLPGGTVKMAKNALLKAGYSKNEIDDAFSKDYSGEFPTLFSGKPKNTDLEGFLYGQTHNFKKGTRVENILRRYFADFEAKIKELNLENKFKQKGLSLYEGITLSSIVQKETLSDFEDQQKVAGVFYNRMKAGMTLGSDVTYQYIADKIGVERTPNLDSPYNLRKYKGLTPTPIATPGLSTLKATASPAEHNYLFFLSGDDDKTYYGRTDIEHQNNIKKYCAKKCLIL, translated from the coding sequence ATGGATGAAATTACAAAACCGCCAGTAAATAGAGATGATCGGGAGCTAATAGAAGATCGTGCTGAAAGAGCTATTGAGGAAATATCTAAGCGTGAAAGAGAAGCTGCTGTTATCTTGGATGTAAAAAATAATAAAAAAAGAGTTTTTCAAAAGAGGATTTTAGTTATTTTTACGGTTTTATTGTTTTGTTTTATTTCTTTTTGTGGAATTTTATTCTTAAGCTATAATAGCGCAATAAATTATAAAACTAACGATTCTAAAAAAGTTAACTTCAATATTAGCAAGGGCGAATCTTTAGATTTAATTGCTCAGAAATTGGCTGATAAAAAAATAATTATTTCTAAAAACTCATTTATTTTTTATGCACGAATGAATAATAAGCGAAATATTTTAGCTGGTAGTTATCAGTTATCTTCAAGCATGACAATTCCTGAGGTTTTGGATATTTTAAATAAAGGCCAAGCTGTTGATAGTTTCAATATTACCTTTTTACCTGGTGGAACGGTAAAAATGGCCAAAAACGCTCTTTTGAAAGCTGGCTATTCGAAAAATGAAATTGATGATGCTTTTTCGAAAGATTATTCTGGAGAATTTCCAACTCTTTTCTCTGGTAAGCCAAAAAATACGGATCTTGAAGGTTTTCTTTATGGACAAACTCATAATTTTAAGAAAGGCACAAGAGTTGAAAATATTTTGCGGAGATATTTTGCAGACTTTGAAGCTAAAATTAAAGAATTAAACCTTGAGAATAAATTCAAACAAAAAGGTTTGAGTTTATATGAAGGAATCACACTTTCTTCAATTGTTCAAAAAGAAACCTTGAGCGATTTCGAAGATCAACAAAAAGTTGCAGGTGTTTTCTATAATAGAATGAAAGCTGGGATGACGCTTGGCTCAGATGTGACATATCAATATATCGCGGATAAAATAGGAGTTGAAAGAACTCCAAATTTAGATAGCCCTTATAATCTTCGAAAATATAAAGGTTTAACACCTACTCCAATTGCAACACCGGGGCTGTCTACTCTTAAGGCAACAGCTTCTCCGGCTGAGCATAATTATTTATTCTTTTTGAGTGGAGATGATGATAAGACTTATTACGGTAGAACAGATATAGAGCATCAAAATAATATTAAAAAATATTGTGCAAAAAAGTGCTTGATTTTATAA